In Paeniglutamicibacter kerguelensis, one genomic interval encodes:
- a CDS encoding dihydrofolate reductase family protein: MSKLRVHNFCISLDGFGAGPRQNLEHPIGVGGNALHRWIFDTAYGRSMIGKSNGSTGLDDGMLRDGDENIGATIMGRNMFGPVRGPWDSDDDARTWRGWWGQNPPYHHEVFVLTHHAREPLAMDGGTTFHFVTGGPLVALERATQAAAGADVRVAGGVGTVRDYIARGLIDTLHLALIPVLLGTGERLFENDWNAAGYQCTEFEPSDEVIHVQLERQG, translated from the coding sequence ATGAGCAAGCTACGCGTCCACAACTTTTGCATCTCACTCGACGGCTTTGGAGCCGGTCCCCGCCAGAACCTCGAGCACCCGATCGGCGTGGGCGGCAACGCATTGCACCGGTGGATCTTCGACACCGCCTACGGCAGGTCGATGATCGGTAAAAGCAACGGCAGCACCGGGCTGGATGACGGGATGCTGCGCGACGGCGATGAAAACATCGGGGCAACGATCATGGGCCGGAACATGTTCGGCCCCGTCCGCGGCCCCTGGGATTCCGACGACGACGCGCGCACGTGGCGTGGCTGGTGGGGCCAGAATCCCCCGTACCACCATGAGGTGTTCGTACTGACCCACCACGCCCGGGAACCGCTGGCCATGGACGGCGGGACCACGTTCCACTTTGTGACCGGCGGCCCGCTGGTGGCCCTCGAGCGCGCCACGCAGGCGGCGGCGGGGGCCGATGTCCGGGTGGCCGGGGGCGTGGGCACTGTGCGTGACTACATCGCCCGCGGCCTCATCGACACCCTGCACCTGGCACTGATCCCCGTGCTTCTGGGCACCGGGGAACGCCTCTTCGAAAACGACTGGAACGCCGCGGGCTACCAGTGCACGGAATTCGAGCCCAGCGACGAGGTCATCCACGTGCAGTTGGAGCGCCAAGGCTAG
- a CDS encoding Hsp20/alpha crystallin family protein: protein MRSGGVVMAGFGKTGRFELPDPVRRLFEGDWDSPWPRVEEYRDGEAMVVRAELPGIDPDQDADVSISNGVLTIKVERREELEHKEKSGYRSEFRYGSFSRSIPLPAGCHEDEVRASYRDGVLQIRVPCPEEGQTASSKVRIDRE from the coding sequence ATGAGGAGCGGAGGCGTTGTCATGGCTGGTTTCGGAAAGACTGGACGCTTTGAGCTGCCGGACCCCGTTCGGCGGCTCTTTGAAGGTGATTGGGATTCGCCGTGGCCAAGGGTGGAGGAATACCGGGATGGCGAGGCAATGGTTGTCCGGGCTGAGCTGCCCGGCATAGATCCGGACCAAGATGCCGATGTCTCAATCAGCAACGGCGTCCTGACCATTAAGGTCGAACGGCGTGAGGAGCTGGAGCACAAAGAGAAGAGCGGGTACCGCTCCGAGTTCCGGTACGGGTCATTTTCCCGGAGTATTCCGCTGCCAGCTGGCTGCCATGAGGATGAGGTTCGGGCATCCTATAGGGATGGCGTATTGCAGATCCGGGTTCCGTGCCCCGAAGAAGGCCAAACAGCATCATCGAAGGTGCGGATCGACAGGGAATAG
- a CDS encoding fumarate hydratase C-terminal domain-containing protein — protein MDGRSALSGTTIFARDIAHARRQDMVDRGEQLSDYFTDLPVY, from the coding sequence GTGGACGGCCGGTCGGCGTTGTCCGGCACCACGATCTTCGCCCGTGATATCGCCCACGCCCGGCGGCAAGATATGGTCGACCGTGGCGAGCAGCTGTCGGACTACTTCACGGACCTTCCCGTGTACTAA
- a CDS encoding fatty acid desaturase family protein: MNLSRNIKDGPLVRFLMGGLRYQIEHYLFPVAPRPSLPALRKLVREYCSQYDIPYTERTLCDASTTVVTYLNQIGVKNRDPYVCPLVQRYRG, encoded by the coding sequence GTGAATTTGTCCCGAAACATCAAAGACGGGCCGCTGGTGCGGTTCCTGATGGGTGGCCTGCGATACCAGATCGAGCACTATCTTTTCCCGGTGGCTCCACGGCCCAGCCTTCCTGCATTGCGGAAGCTGGTCCGCGAGTACTGTTCCCAATACGACATCCCGTACACCGAAAGGACCCTGTGCGACGCCTCCACCACAGTGGTGACATACCTGAACCAGATCGGGGTGAAGAACCGGGACCCGTACGTCTGTCCACTGGTGCAGAGATACCGCGGGTGA